The following proteins are encoded in a genomic region of Bacillus mesophilus:
- the acnA gene encoding aconitate hydratase AcnA — protein MATNDVFKSRSSFEVNGKKYNYYNLKALEDAGIGNVTRLPYSIKVLLESVLRQYDGRVITKEHVENLAKWGTDELKEVDVPFKPSRVILQDFTGVPAVVDLASLRKAMADLGGDPQKINPEKPVDLVIDHSVQVDRAGTADALAFNMDLEFERNAERYNFLSWATKAFDNYRAVPPATGIVHQVNLEYLANVVHAVEAENGEFEAFPDSLVGTDSHTTMINGIGVLGWGVGGIEAEAGMLGQPSYFPVPEVIGVKLVGDLPNGTTATDLALKVTQVLRAKGVVNKFVEFFGPGVAKLPLADRATIANMAPEYGATCGFFPVDDEALSYLRLTGRDEQLISVVEQYSKENGLFFTPDAEEPVFTDIVEIDLSEIEANLSGPKRPQDLIPLSMMKESFNQALSAPAGNQGFGLKPTDLTKEVTVKFNNGDEATMKTGAVAIAAITSCTNTSNPYVLIASGLVAKKAVEKGLEVPKYVKTSLAPGSKVVTAYLENSGLLPYLEKLGFNTVGYGCTTCIGNSGPLLDEIEKAVAENDLLVTSVLSGNRNFEGRIHPLVKGNYLASPPLVVAYALAGTVDVDLQNDVIGKDQDGNDVFFKDIWPTTEEINQLVKDTVTPDLFRKEYETVFDDNARWNEIETTEDALYQWDEDSTYIQNPPFFEGLSAEPGIVEPLRDLRVVGKFGDSVTTDHISPAGAIGKDTPAGRYLQEKGVSPRDFNSYGSRRGNDRIMTRGTFANIRIKNQIAPGTEGGYTTYWPTQEVMSIYDACMKYKQDGVGLVVLAGKDYGMGSSRDWAAKGTNLLGIKTVIAESFERIHRSNLVFMGVLPLQFKEGESAEVLGLTGKETIEVQIDESVKPRDLAKVTATDEAGNKKEFEVLVRFDSDVEVDYYRHGGILQMVLRDKLKEN, from the coding sequence TGTTACCCGTCTACCTTACTCAATCAAAGTTTTATTAGAATCAGTTTTACGCCAATATGACGGTCGTGTGATTACTAAAGAACACGTTGAAAACCTAGCTAAATGGGGAACTGATGAGCTGAAGGAAGTTGACGTTCCATTCAAACCTTCTCGTGTAATTCTTCAGGACTTTACAGGGGTTCCAGCAGTTGTTGACTTAGCGTCATTAAGAAAAGCAATGGCTGATTTAGGTGGAGACCCTCAAAAAATTAACCCAGAAAAACCAGTAGATCTTGTAATTGACCACTCTGTACAAGTTGACAGAGCTGGAACTGCTGATGCATTAGCTTTCAATATGGATCTTGAGTTTGAGCGTAATGCAGAGCGTTATAATTTCTTAAGCTGGGCAACAAAAGCATTTGATAACTATCGTGCTGTTCCTCCTGCAACAGGAATTGTTCACCAAGTTAACTTAGAATACTTAGCAAACGTTGTTCACGCTGTTGAAGCTGAAAACGGTGAATTTGAAGCGTTCCCAGATTCCTTAGTTGGAACTGACTCACATACAACTATGATTAACGGTATTGGAGTATTAGGATGGGGTGTTGGTGGTATTGAGGCGGAAGCTGGAATGCTTGGACAACCTTCTTATTTCCCGGTGCCAGAGGTTATTGGTGTTAAGCTTGTAGGAGACCTTCCAAATGGTACAACTGCAACTGACTTAGCATTAAAAGTTACTCAAGTATTACGTGCAAAAGGTGTTGTTAATAAATTTGTTGAATTCTTCGGTCCTGGTGTTGCAAAGTTACCACTTGCTGACCGTGCAACAATTGCCAACATGGCACCTGAATACGGAGCTACCTGTGGTTTCTTCCCAGTTGACGATGAAGCACTTTCATACTTACGTCTAACTGGACGTGATGAGCAATTAATTAGTGTAGTAGAACAATACTCAAAAGAAAATGGCTTGTTCTTTACACCTGATGCAGAAGAGCCTGTATTCACAGATATCGTTGAAATCGATCTATCTGAAATTGAAGCAAATCTTTCAGGTCCTAAGCGTCCTCAAGATTTAATTCCGCTTTCAATGATGAAGGAATCCTTCAATCAAGCACTTTCAGCTCCAGCTGGAAACCAAGGCTTTGGATTAAAACCGACTGACTTGACTAAGGAAGTTACTGTTAAGTTTAACAATGGTGACGAGGCAACAATGAAAACAGGTGCCGTCGCAATTGCTGCAATCACTAGCTGTACTAATACTTCTAACCCATATGTATTAATTGCTTCAGGCCTTGTTGCTAAAAAAGCTGTTGAAAAAGGTTTAGAAGTTCCTAAGTATGTTAAAACATCCTTAGCTCCTGGTTCTAAGGTTGTTACAGCTTATTTAGAGAATTCTGGGTTATTGCCTTATCTAGAAAAGTTAGGCTTTAATACAGTAGGTTATGGTTGTACAACATGTATCGGTAACTCTGGTCCATTACTAGATGAAATTGAAAAAGCTGTGGCAGAGAATGACCTGTTAGTAACATCAGTACTATCTGGTAACCGAAACTTTGAAGGACGTATTCATCCACTTGTAAAGGGTAACTACCTTGCATCACCACCACTAGTTGTGGCGTATGCACTTGCAGGTACTGTTGATGTAGACCTTCAAAATGATGTAATCGGTAAGGACCAGGATGGCAACGATGTATTCTTTAAAGACATCTGGCCTACAACTGAAGAAATTAACCAATTGGTAAAGGATACTGTTACACCAGATTTATTCCGTAAAGAATACGAAACAGTATTTGATGATAATGCTCGTTGGAATGAAATTGAAACTACTGAAGATGCTTTATATCAGTGGGATGAGGATTCAACATACATTCAAAATCCTCCATTCTTTGAAGGATTATCAGCTGAACCTGGTATTGTCGAGCCACTTAGGGACTTACGTGTAGTTGGTAAATTTGGAGATTCAGTTACAACTGACCATATTTCACCAGCTGGTGCAATTGGTAAGGATACTCCAGCAGGGCGTTACCTACAGGAAAAAGGTGTATCACCACGTGACTTTAACTCTTATGGTTCTCGTCGTGGTAATGACCGTATTATGACTAGAGGAACATTTGCTAATATCCGTATTAAGAACCAAATTGCTCCTGGTACAGAGGGTGGTTACACTACTTACTGGCCAACACAAGAAGTAATGTCAATCTATGATGCTTGTATGAAATACAAGCAAGATGGTGTAGGACTTGTAGTCCTTGCTGGTAAAGATTACGGAATGGGATCATCTCGTGACTGGGCAGCAAAAGGAACAAACCTATTAGGAATCAAAACAGTAATCGCAGAGAGTTTTGAGCGTATTCACCGTAGTAACTTAGTATTTATGGGAGTGCTTCCTCTTCAGTTTAAAGAGGGTGAAAGCGCAGAAGTACTTGGTTTAACTGGTAAGGAAACAATTGAAGTCCAAATTGACGAAAGTGTAAAGCCTCGTGATCTTGCAAAGGTTACGGCTACTGACGAAGCTGGTAACAAGAAGGAATTTGAAGTTCTTGTTCGTTTCGATAGTGATGTAGAAGTTGATTACTACCGTCATGGTGGGATTCTACAAATGGTATTACGTGATAAGTTAAAAGAAAACTAA
- a CDS encoding redoxin domain-containing protein yields the protein MKRFLAIGILLGLIGYTVYTQVWVNHKEEAVNSSVDAQTNPFNPNEKIGTVINKGDLLNKVAPDFTLETLTGEKVTLSELKGKKVFINFWASWCPPCRDEMPEIQHFFEQHPDVVVLAVDLRNTEKSDEAVEKYITENEYSFPVLLDRTGQVGESYKVLTLPTSYFINTKGEVQYKFIGPLTLEKMKELANTLN from the coding sequence GTGAAAAGATTTTTAGCAATTGGGATATTACTTGGCCTTATAGGATATACAGTATATACTCAAGTTTGGGTTAATCATAAAGAAGAAGCTGTTAATAGTTCTGTTGATGCACAGACAAATCCATTCAACCCCAATGAGAAAATTGGAACAGTTATTAACAAAGGAGACTTGCTTAATAAAGTAGCACCTGATTTTACTTTAGAAACACTTACAGGAGAGAAAGTTACTCTTTCTGAACTAAAAGGTAAAAAGGTATTTATAAACTTTTGGGCAAGCTGGTGTCCACCATGTCGGGATGAGATGCCAGAAATTCAACACTTTTTTGAACAGCATCCTGATGTAGTGGTGTTGGCTGTAGACCTTAGAAATACTGAAAAAAGTGATGAAGCTGTAGAGAAATATATAACTGAAAACGAATATTCCTTTCCTGTATTATTAGATCGCACAGGACAAGTGGGAGAAAGTTATAAAGTCCTAACATTGCCAACTTCATATTTTATTAATACTAAAGGAGAAGTTCAATATAAATTTATTGGACCCCTTACTTTGGAGAAAATGAAAGAGCTTGCTAATACTCTTAACTAA
- a CDS encoding FbpB family small basic protein: MRKNKKRSFQELVLENKRQLLNDKDALERIEDRIEQKRLEKAE, encoded by the coding sequence ATGAGAAAGAACAAGAAACGTTCATTTCAGGAATTAGTACTTGAAAATAAAAGGCAGTTACTTAATGATAAGGATGCACTTGAAAGAATTGAAGATCGAATTGAACAAAAACGGTTAGAAAAAGCTGAATAG
- a CDS encoding acid-soluble spore protein N, giving the protein MSNPKKDSKHFVPSHIGTQPREFGGNKGKKYQDKSGEQPQVIQTKGE; this is encoded by the coding sequence ATGAGCAATCCAAAAAAGGATAGTAAGCATTTTGTGCCAAGTCATATAGGTACTCAACCAAGAGAGTTTGGTGGGAACAAAGGTAAGAAATATCAGGATAAGTCTGGTGAACAACCACAAGTAATTCAAACAAAAGGTGAATAA
- the tlp gene encoding small acid-soluble spore protein Tlp — MANQRPNPDDRSDNVEKLQEMIHNTIENMEAAEATMEVSNDKDRADIEAKNERRRESLEAFRNEVKDEANQNNQR, encoded by the coding sequence ATGGCAAATCAACGACCTAACCCTGATGATCGCAGTGACAATGTTGAGAAATTACAAGAAATGATTCATAATACGATTGAAAATATGGAAGCAGCTGAAGCGACAATGGAAGTCTCAAACGATAAAGATCGTGCAGATATCGAGGCTAAAAACGAACGCCGCCGAGAAAGCTTAGAAGCATTTCGAAATGAAGTAAAAGATGAAGCAAACCAAAATAACCAAAGATAA
- a CDS encoding AAA family ATPase, whose product MIKKKIAFDQEMITGWQNEVKKQGFVKNEGEVVQYIQYLKANPNPELESVLLILLAQSRTQRLQEVDDLAISWLKRAKQLNPSSPDMIDFHSKIIFSTLKTLPFRLDFPYIREADNRTTKKKLAEDYISRCKLFLEDYEDSMNNLENLLSYNEELGEQANKWMKAIEELKLQIEKLLKASEEYYASISGVFHTSVYLDEIKISLEQIENIKKVFLSGEGNKKEKGPSSLQDLEQMIGMNQVKERVHRHSHFIQYQKRRKELGFTMKDEISLNMVFTGNPGTGKTSLARMLAKVYFELGVLTKTEVIEVDRSHLVGSYVGQTEENVKNAITRALGGVLFIDEAYSLKRDGQGSSDYGQTAIDTLVSLMTSGEFAGKFAVILAGYPEEMRQFLSSNPGLRSRFPESNHIHLPDYTNEELLEIAKKVAIDNDYLITEEALIELETRIEKERVDESFGNARTVKNIVLDSIFQKGATIDLNSVDSFDLTLLEKKDLLATIDDSKEKLPDEMLNELIALEGIKEEMKKIQHFVQLQQVRKEKGYKNVPVQLHAVFSGNPGTGKTTVAKIYAKMLKETGLLKRGHLVVASRADLVAGFVGQTALKTKKKIRDALGGVLFIDEAYSLLSNSPTDFSKEAIDTIVDEMTKHNDNLVIVLAGYSKEMDGLLKSNPGLHSRFKKFFHFPDYTSKEMVDIILNTVKQYEYELTSEAIQLLKDFTENHKIEGNGRFAHNIVDELLQIQAARIMEQSDVTEDEFSIINEKDVEEVLSSYRT is encoded by the coding sequence ATGATAAAGAAAAAAATTGCTTTTGATCAAGAGATGATAACAGGGTGGCAAAATGAAGTTAAAAAACAGGGCTTTGTAAAAAATGAGGGGGAAGTTGTTCAATATATACAGTATTTAAAAGCTAACCCTAATCCAGAATTGGAGTCTGTTCTACTGATATTATTGGCACAATCTAGAACACAAAGATTGCAAGAGGTAGATGATCTCGCAATTAGCTGGCTTAAACGTGCAAAACAGCTCAATCCAAGCAGTCCAGATATGATTGACTTTCATTCTAAGATTATTTTTTCTACATTAAAAACACTTCCGTTCCGTCTGGATTTTCCATATATTCGTGAGGCGGACAATAGAACAACTAAAAAAAAGCTTGCGGAAGATTATATAAGTCGGTGTAAGTTGTTTCTTGAAGATTATGAAGACAGCATGAACAATCTAGAGAACCTCTTATCTTATAATGAAGAGCTTGGTGAACAAGCAAACAAATGGATGAAAGCTATAGAAGAATTAAAGCTACAAATAGAAAAGCTGTTAAAAGCTTCTGAAGAGTATTATGCATCCATAAGCGGGGTGTTTCATACATCGGTCTATCTTGACGAGATTAAAATTTCTTTAGAACAAATTGAAAATATTAAGAAGGTTTTCTTGTCGGGTGAAGGTAATAAAAAGGAAAAAGGACCAAGCAGTTTACAGGATTTAGAACAGATGATTGGAATGAACCAAGTAAAGGAACGAGTTCATCGCCACTCTCATTTTATCCAATATCAAAAACGGAGAAAAGAATTAGGCTTTACGATGAAGGACGAAATTAGTCTCAATATGGTGTTTACTGGAAATCCTGGTACCGGTAAGACTTCATTAGCTAGGATGTTAGCAAAAGTTTATTTTGAGTTAGGTGTGTTGACTAAGACAGAAGTAATCGAAGTGGATCGTTCTCACTTGGTAGGCTCATATGTAGGTCAAACGGAGGAAAACGTAAAGAATGCGATCACACGAGCTCTAGGCGGCGTTCTATTTATAGATGAAGCATATAGCTTAAAACGAGATGGTCAAGGATCAAGTGATTATGGACAAACAGCCATTGATACACTTGTTTCACTGATGACTAGTGGGGAATTTGCAGGAAAGTTTGCAGTAATATTAGCTGGATATCCCGAAGAAATGAGGCAATTCTTATCCTCAAATCCTGGTCTTCGAAGTCGTTTTCCTGAAAGTAATCATATTCATTTACCTGATTATACAAATGAAGAGCTCCTTGAAATTGCCAAAAAAGTAGCCATTGATAACGATTATTTAATAACTGAAGAAGCATTAATTGAGCTAGAGACAAGAATCGAGAAAGAACGAGTGGATGAGAGCTTTGGTAATGCTCGAACTGTAAAGAATATAGTTCTTGATTCTATTTTTCAAAAAGGTGCAACTATCGACCTCAATAGTGTCGATAGCTTTGATCTTACTTTGTTAGAGAAGAAGGACCTACTTGCTACAATTGATGATTCCAAAGAAAAGTTACCTGATGAGATGTTAAATGAATTGATTGCATTAGAAGGCATTAAAGAGGAAATGAAAAAAATTCAACACTTTGTTCAATTGCAGCAAGTAAGGAAAGAAAAAGGATATAAGAATGTGCCAGTTCAATTACATGCAGTATTTAGTGGGAATCCAGGTACTGGAAAGACGACTGTCGCTAAAATTTATGCGAAAATGTTAAAGGAAACTGGATTATTAAAACGTGGGCATTTAGTAGTAGCAAGCAGAGCAGATTTAGTTGCAGGGTTTGTGGGGCAAACGGCTTTAAAAACAAAGAAGAAAATTAGAGATGCACTTGGTGGAGTCTTGTTTATTGATGAAGCCTATTCACTTTTATCTAATTCTCCTACCGATTTTAGCAAGGAAGCTATAGATACTATTGTAGATGAAATGACTAAACATAATGATAATTTAGTCATTGTATTGGCAGGTTACTCAAAAGAAATGGACGGGTTATTAAAAAGTAATCCAGGTCTTCACTCCCGCTTTAAAAAGTTCTTTCATTTTCCAGATTACACTTCTAAAGAAATGGTAGACATTATTCTAAATACTGTGAAACAATATGAGTACGAGCTTACCTCTGAGGCAATACAGCTATTAAAAGATTTTACAGAAAACCATAAAATAGAAGGTAATGGTCGATTTGCCCACAATATTGTAGATGAGTTATTACAAATACAAGCAGCACGTATTATGGAACAATCAGATGTCACAGAAGATGAATTTTCTATTATAAATGAGAAGGATGTAGAAGAGGTTTTATCATCGTATCGTACATAG
- a CDS encoding thioesterase family protein: MISKREIEVRYADTDQMGVVYHANYLVWMEIGRTGLIKDLGFSYAELEAEGIVSPVLDIQISYKKPLRYGETAIIKTWISEYDGFRSIYEYEILTPNGELAVSSRSTHVCVKKDSFRPISFRRAYPKWHEAYLAAKVKVVE, translated from the coding sequence GTGATATCAAAAAGAGAGATTGAAGTTAGATATGCTGACACAGACCAAATGGGTGTTGTCTATCATGCAAATTATTTGGTATGGATGGAGATTGGAAGAACAGGGTTAATTAAGGATCTTGGCTTTAGTTATGCGGAGCTAGAGGCTGAAGGAATTGTTTCTCCTGTTCTTGATATACAAATTTCATACAAAAAGCCGCTAAGGTACGGGGAGACTGCAATTATAAAGACTTGGATTTCAGAATATGATGGATTTCGGTCTATATATGAATATGAAATATTAACTCCAAATGGAGAATTGGCTGTCTCTTCTCGATCAACTCATGTTTGTGTCAAAAAGGATTCTTTTCGTCCTATATCATTTAGGAGGGCTTATCCTAAATGGCATGAAGCCTATCTAGCTGCTAAGGTTAAGGTAGTAGAATAG
- a CDS encoding HesB/YadR/YfhF family protein — protein sequence MKLTIDDQSVSWYKHELNLNNGDYIRFYVRYGGHGTVLSGFSLGVSKDEPEDIGISATSNGITFFVEERDLWYFDGHHLDVKYNEKYLEPEFLYVKA from the coding sequence ATGAAGCTAACTATAGATGATCAATCAGTAAGCTGGTATAAACATGAACTAAATCTAAATAATGGTGACTATATTCGATTTTATGTGCGTTACGGCGGACACGGCACAGTGTTGTCAGGCTTTTCCCTAGGAGTCTCAAAAGATGAACCTGAAGATATTGGTATAAGTGCAACCTCAAATGGAATTACATTTTTTGTTGAAGAAAGAGATCTTTGGTACTTTGACGGTCATCATTTAGATGTAAAATATAACGAAAAGTATTTAGAACCCGAATTTCTTTATGTAAAGGCATGA
- a CDS encoding CapA family protein, whose amino-acid sequence MNKRILFISISSFVLLSVIFVLFIQKTEPSLVTNDPIKVHLAKENNLTSKDFKSSATISAVGDILIHSLVYNAAKTNTGYDFSPMFSEVKPYLENADLTFANQETMIGGQELGLSTYPRFNSPYELADTLKDSGVDIVSIANNHTIDRGVQAVQNATNYYDKIGMQYTGGYASKEDSQVIRTIKRNGISFSFLAYTYGTNGIPIPEEHPYIVNLIDLPKIAKDIELAKEISDVVVVSLHFGNEYQRMPSEEQRQIATEVIAAGADLILGHHPHVLQPMEWVKTENGNKGFVVYSLGNFLSGQKSIYREIGGIFTLTVNKEVSNGKRTITLQDPSFISTYVSKSHRYKVVPLENASQYGLSGATTIFEEITAHMNQLLPEKEIAQAD is encoded by the coding sequence ATGAATAAACGCATCTTATTTATTTCTATTTCATCCTTTGTCCTGCTATCCGTCATATTTGTTTTGTTCATTCAAAAAACTGAACCTTCCCTTGTAACAAATGACCCTATAAAAGTTCATTTAGCAAAGGAAAATAACCTTACTTCAAAAGACTTTAAAAGTTCAGCAACCATCTCTGCCGTTGGTGATATACTCATCCATAGTCTTGTATACAACGCTGCCAAGACTAACACAGGCTATGATTTTTCTCCTATGTTCTCAGAGGTCAAACCTTACCTGGAAAATGCTGACCTTACTTTCGCTAATCAAGAAACTATGATTGGTGGACAAGAACTGGGATTATCAACATATCCTCGCTTTAATAGTCCCTATGAGCTTGCCGACACTTTAAAGGATTCAGGAGTTGACATTGTGTCAATCGCCAACAATCATACTATTGATAGAGGCGTACAAGCCGTACAGAATGCTACAAATTATTATGATAAAATTGGAATGCAATATACAGGTGGCTATGCTTCTAAAGAAGATAGTCAAGTAATTAGGACAATCAAGAGAAATGGCATCAGCTTTTCTTTTCTTGCTTACACTTACGGAACGAACGGTATACCTATTCCAGAAGAGCATCCATACATCGTTAATTTAATTGATCTACCAAAGATAGCAAAGGATATAGAGCTTGCTAAAGAAATAAGTGATGTTGTCGTTGTTAGCTTACATTTTGGTAATGAATATCAGCGTATGCCTAGTGAAGAACAAAGGCAAATTGCCACAGAAGTAATCGCGGCTGGTGCAGATCTAATTCTTGGACATCATCCTCATGTACTTCAACCAATGGAATGGGTCAAAACAGAAAATGGTAATAAAGGTTTTGTAGTATACTCATTAGGAAATTTCTTATCTGGACAAAAGTCCATTTATCGTGAAATTGGTGGAATCTTTACACTTACTGTTAATAAAGAGGTTTCAAATGGAAAAAGGACAATAACCCTGCAAGATCCGTCCTTTATTTCTACCTATGTTTCTAAGTCACACCGATATAAAGTTGTTCCATTAGAAAACGCTTCTCAATATGGCCTTTCAGGAGCAACTACTATTTTTGAGGAAATTACCGCACATATGAACCAGCTTCTTCCGGAAAAGGAAATAGCCCAAGCAGACTAA
- a CDS encoding alpha/beta fold hydrolase yields the protein MKTCQVSKGSIHYEVVGSGLPILFLHSMGSDHRSMKWLEPVFQKHEGFQRIYIDLPAHGLSTINKDLKTSDDILLNILDFIDATIPNQPFSLIGISYGGYLAQAILHHRQKSVKGICLLAPAIHLKERNLPQKVVYSKDREMFNQIDSDIRVAFETLFIHQHKENLAYFLNEIQPGRLLANKEFLQSNWREHGYLFTEEPFNDVSSLSQVALVILGKQDSICGYQDHYFLLDKFSNCTFSILDQAGHMLHIEKRSIVQSLIRDWLPRINQH from the coding sequence ATGAAAACGTGCCAAGTTTCTAAAGGATCTATTCATTATGAAGTTGTCGGGAGCGGTTTACCAATCTTATTTTTGCATTCAATGGGGTCAGACCATAGATCGATGAAATGGCTCGAGCCTGTTTTTCAGAAACATGAAGGATTTCAGAGAATCTATATCGATTTACCTGCACATGGACTAAGTACAATTAATAAAGACCTTAAGACTTCAGATGATATCCTATTAAACATACTAGATTTTATTGATGCAACCATACCCAACCAACCCTTCTCTCTGATTGGGATTTCATATGGTGGATATCTGGCACAAGCCATTTTACATCATAGACAGAAAAGTGTGAAGGGAATCTGCTTACTTGCTCCAGCAATCCATCTAAAAGAAAGAAATCTTCCCCAAAAGGTTGTTTACTCTAAAGATAGAGAGATGTTTAATCAAATTGATTCTGATATTAGAGTTGCATTTGAGACTTTGTTCATTCATCAACACAAAGAAAACCTGGCATATTTTTTAAATGAAATTCAACCAGGACGTCTATTAGCTAATAAAGAATTTCTTCAATCCAACTGGAGAGAACATGGATATCTGTTTACTGAAGAACCATTTAATGATGTTAGTAGCCTATCACAAGTTGCTTTGGTCATTCTAGGTAAACAAGATTCTATTTGTGGATATCAAGATCACTATTTTCTTCTTGATAAGTTTTCAAATTGCACATTTTCTATTTTAGACCAAGCAGGACATATGCTTCATATAGAGAAGCGTAGTATCGTTCAATCCTTAATAAGAGATTGGCTACCCAGAATAAATCAACACTAA
- the plsY gene encoding glycerol-3-phosphate 1-O-acyltransferase PlsY: protein MLIGIIIILAYLIGSIPSGLIVGKLGYGIDIREHGSGNLGGTNTFRILGKKAGFIVTFADILKGTLATALPFLFGVDVHPLLVGTFAVIGHMYPIFAGFKGGKAVATSGGVLLFYSPVLFVTMALIFLILLLITKYVSLSSMLTGLYTIIYSLFTKDLPLIIVVSLLVAFVFYRHRTNIKRILNKTEPKVHILGKKK from the coding sequence ATGCTTATAGGAATCATAATTATCCTTGCTTATCTAATAGGTTCTATTCCATCAGGATTAATTGTTGGAAAACTTGGTTATGGGATTGATATTAGAGAACATGGAAGTGGCAATCTAGGAGGAACTAACACCTTTAGAATACTTGGGAAAAAGGCGGGTTTTATTGTTACTTTTGCAGATATCTTAAAGGGTACCTTAGCCACAGCTCTTCCTTTTTTGTTCGGTGTTGATGTTCATCCCTTACTCGTTGGTACCTTTGCTGTTATAGGTCATATGTACCCTATTTTTGCAGGCTTTAAAGGTGGAAAAGCTGTAGCAACATCCGGTGGAGTTCTCCTATTTTATAGCCCTGTCTTATTTGTAACGATGGCTTTAATATTTTTGATTCTTTTACTGATTACTAAGTACGTTTCACTTTCATCAATGCTTACTGGCCTTTATACAATTATTTATAGTCTGTTTACTAAGGATCTTCCTTTAATCATTGTAGTAAGCCTTCTAGTGGCCTTCGTTTTCTATCGACATCGGACAAACATAAAGCGAATACTTAATAAAACGGAACCCAAGGTTCATATACTGGGTAAGAAAAAATAA
- a CDS encoding class I SAM-dependent methyltransferase — translation MENKIDVNPFLEVDLPRAWGPATFDMALPLVDALNIKPGMRILEVGGGSGQIATTLAKHWDVSVVTLEPWAESNEIQLYAASQGVENKVLQLKIKAQNLPFADHSFDAIFSIGSFEMIGDERPKALSEMIRVAKPGASIGIAEPMCLPVEMPSELVDLDREFKLGFQECFSTLEWNENLFINQGLAIKESYYFKEAYQWWLKYRDQGLISEAEQTLITKDKGQWISLGLVVGKKKA, via the coding sequence ATGGAAAACAAGATTGATGTTAACCCTTTTTTAGAAGTTGATTTACCGAGGGCTTGGGGACCAGCAACTTTTGATATGGCTTTACCTTTAGTTGATGCTTTAAACATTAAACCAGGTATGCGAATTTTAGAAGTAGGTGGAGGGTCAGGTCAAATTGCCACAACTCTAGCGAAACATTGGGATGTATCGGTAGTAACTTTAGAACCATGGGCTGAATCAAATGAAATTCAATTATACGCTGCGTCTCAAGGTGTGGAGAACAAGGTGTTACAATTAAAAATCAAAGCACAGAATCTGCCATTTGCTGATCATTCATTTGATGCAATCTTTAGTATTGGATCATTTGAGATGATAGGGGACGAACGCCCCAAAGCTTTATCGGAAATGATTCGCGTTGCAAAGCCTGGTGCTTCAATTGGTATTGCTGAACCCATGTGTTTACCTGTTGAGATGCCGAGTGAATTAGTAGATTTGGATCGTGAATTTAAGTTAGGATTTCAAGAGTGTTTTTCAACCTTAGAATGGAATGAAAATTTATTTATTAATCAAGGACTAGCGATTAAGGAGAGTTATTATTTTAAGGAAGCCTATCAATGGTGGTTGAAATACCGAGATCAGGGACTCATTTCAGAAGCTGAACAAACATTGATCACAAAAGATAAAGGGCAGTGGATATCCCTAGGGCTTGTTGTGGGTAAAAAGAAAGCATAA